The following coding sequences are from one Candidatus Krumholzibacteriia bacterium window:
- the nuoH gene encoding NADH-quinone oxidoreductase subunit NuoH — protein sequence MRQIFESTGLFAGLPEWTLVGAASLSFGLSLFGGLALAALFFVWLERKVAGYIQSRYGPMYVGRYHGALQTIADALKLLRKEDIWPTEADKFLWRLAPILVFTGAFLSFVVLPFGPNWVGADMDIGLLYLFATSGLVVMGILAAGWGSNNKWSLYGAMRGAAQVVSYEIPLGLAVLPVVMATGSLNLIEIVERQGGGIWTWNVFGGLPLVGAITFVVYLISSLAEVNRTPFDLPETESELVSGYNTEYTGMKFAFFFLGEYAEMFVVSAIAVTVFLGGWYIGIPAVDAFMPAPLVFIVKSVFLVFVQIWLRWTLPRLRVDQLMHVCWKVLIPATLALLMIYGLARVIVG from the coding sequence TCTTCGGCGGTCTCGCCCTGGCGGCTCTCTTCTTCGTGTGGCTCGAGCGCAAGGTCGCCGGCTACATCCAGAGCCGCTACGGCCCCATGTACGTGGGGCGCTATCACGGCGCGCTCCAGACCATTGCCGACGCACTGAAGCTGCTCCGCAAGGAAGACATCTGGCCGACGGAGGCCGACAAGTTCCTGTGGCGGCTCGCGCCGATCCTCGTGTTCACCGGAGCCTTCCTGAGCTTCGTGGTGCTGCCCTTCGGTCCGAACTGGGTCGGGGCGGACATGGACATCGGCCTGTTGTACCTGTTCGCGACCAGTGGTCTGGTCGTCATGGGAATCCTGGCCGCGGGATGGGGCAGCAACAACAAGTGGTCGCTGTACGGCGCCATGCGTGGTGCGGCGCAGGTGGTCAGTTACGAGATTCCGTTGGGGTTGGCCGTTCTGCCGGTCGTCATGGCCACCGGGAGCCTGAACCTGATCGAGATCGTCGAGCGCCAGGGCGGCGGGATCTGGACCTGGAACGTCTTCGGCGGACTCCCGCTGGTGGGCGCGATCACCTTCGTGGTCTACCTGATCAGCTCCCTGGCCGAGGTCAACCGGACGCCCTTCGACCTGCCCGAGACCGAGAGCGAGCTCGTGAGCGGGTACAACACCGAGTACACGGGAATGAAGTTCGCATTCTTCTTCCTGGGCGAGTACGCCGAGATGTTCGTGGTCTCGGCGATCGCGGTCACGGTCTTCCTCGGTGGATGGTACATCGGCATTCCGGCGGTCGACGCCTTCATGCCGGCGCCACTGGTGTTCATCGTCAAGTCGGTGTTCCTGGTCTTCGTGCAGATCTGGTTGCGTTGGACACTGCCACGCCTGCGGGTCGACCAGCTCATGCACGTGTGCTGGAAGGTCCTGATCCCGGCCACGCTGGCACTGCTCATGATCTACGGTCTGGCCCGCGTGATCGTCGGCTGA